A stretch of Microscilla marina ATCC 23134 DNA encodes these proteins:
- a CDS encoding GNAT family N-acetyltransferase → MMKVKLIVTDEQRKIAFNIRNEVFVEEQQVPREDEFDEFENESRHFLATIHQQPCGAARWRYTPKGIKLERFAVLSSFRRQGVASALLQAVIDDVQAQPNTEGRLMYMHAQTTALPLYKKFGFKVQGDLFVECDIEHYLMTKVVKA, encoded by the coding sequence ATGATGAAAGTAAAATTGATTGTGACTGATGAACAGCGCAAGATAGCTTTTAATATTAGAAACGAAGTTTTTGTAGAGGAACAGCAGGTGCCTAGAGAAGATGAGTTTGATGAGTTTGAAAATGAATCTCGCCACTTTTTGGCAACTATTCACCAGCAGCCTTGTGGAGCTGCTCGTTGGCGTTATACCCCAAAAGGAATCAAACTAGAACGCTTTGCCGTATTGTCTTCTTTTCGTCGTCAGGGAGTAGCTTCTGCATTGTTGCAGGCAGTGATAGATGATGTACAAGCACAACCCAACACTGAAGGTAGACTGATGTATATGCATGCACAAACAACTGCCCTCCCTTTGTACAAAAAATTTGGATTTAAAGTTCAAGGTGATTTATTTGTAGAATGTGACATTGAACATTAC